One Streptomyces sp. NBC_00554 DNA segment encodes these proteins:
- a CDS encoding MSMEG_1061 family FMN-dependent PPOX-type flavoprotein has protein sequence MTTPLARSAFDSLRLDAVPDQEALRRAYELPGDAAVRKQMTELTEHTRRLIGCSSLVLVASADAEGNCDVSPRGGPAGFVAVLDARTVAIPDATGNKRLDTLQNVIATGRAGLLFVIPGRTTTLRVNGRAVVSTRPELLSQLTAVGRPPASALVLGIEEVYPHCPKSLLRSGAWKPEQWLPADAQPTSAEVTLAQLRMPELTIADIEQTEADSLKYRYE, from the coding sequence TTCGACTCGCTCCGTCTCGACGCCGTGCCCGACCAGGAGGCATTGCGCCGGGCGTACGAACTCCCCGGCGACGCTGCCGTGCGCAAGCAGATGACCGAACTCACCGAGCACACCCGGCGGTTGATCGGCTGCTCATCGCTGGTCCTGGTCGCCAGCGCGGACGCCGAGGGCAACTGCGACGTCTCGCCGCGCGGCGGCCCCGCCGGGTTCGTCGCCGTCCTGGACGCGCGGACGGTGGCGATTCCGGACGCGACCGGCAACAAGCGTCTGGACACCCTGCAGAACGTCATCGCCACCGGACGGGCCGGGCTACTGTTCGTCATCCCCGGGCGGACCACCACCCTGCGGGTGAACGGCCGGGCTGTCGTCTCCACCCGCCCGGAGCTGCTGTCGCAGCTGACCGCCGTGGGAAGGCCGCCGGCCAGTGCGCTGGTACTGGGGATCGAGGAGGTCTACCCGCACTGCCCCAAGTCGCTGCTGCGCAGCGGGGCCTGGAAGCCGGAGCAGTGGCTGCCCGCGGACGCCCAGCCGACCTCGGCCGAGGTGACGCTGGCCCAACTGCGGATGCCGGAACTGACGATCGCCGACATCGAACAGACGGAGGCAGACTCGCTGAAGTACCGGTACGAGTAG